From the genome of Bacteroides sp. MSB163, one region includes:
- the nrfA gene encoding ammonia-forming cytochrome c nitrite reductase, with the protein MEKKLKSWQGWLLFGGSMVVVFVLGLCVSALMERRAELESVFNNRRTVITGIEARNEVFKSDFPREYQTWTETAKTDFQSEFNGNIAVDVLEQRPEMVVLWAGYAFSKDYSTPRGHMHAIEDITASLRTGAPTTPEDGPQPSTCWTCKSPDVPRVMEAIGVDAFYNNKWGAMGDEIVNPIGCADCHEPENMNLHISRPALIEAFARQGRDITKATPQEMRSLVCAQCHVEYYFKGDGKYLTFPWDKGFTVEDMEAYYDNEGFYDYIHKLSRAPILKAQHPDYEICQMGIHGQRGVSCADCHMPYKSEGGVKFSDHHIQSPLAMIDRTCQTCHRESEETLRNNVYERQRKANEIRNRLEQELAKAHIEAKFAWDKGATEDQMKDVLALIRQAQWRWDFGVASHGGAFHASQEIQRILSHGLDKAMQARLAVLRVLAKHGFTDDVPMPDISTKEKAQQYIGLDMDAERAAKEKFLKTTVPAWLEKAKANGRLAQK; encoded by the coding sequence ATGGAAAAGAAATTGAAATCATGGCAAGGCTGGCTGCTGTTCGGTGGTTCGATGGTAGTCGTGTTTGTATTAGGATTATGTGTTTCCGCGCTGATGGAGAGGCGGGCGGAATTAGAAAGCGTGTTCAATAACCGCAGGACTGTTATTACAGGCATTGAAGCCCGTAATGAAGTGTTCAAAAGTGATTTCCCCCGTGAATATCAGACCTGGACGGAAACAGCGAAGACGGATTTCCAGAGTGAGTTCAACGGAAACATTGCGGTCGATGTATTGGAACAACGTCCCGAAATGGTGGTTCTGTGGGCAGGATATGCTTTCTCAAAGGACTATTCGACTCCGCGTGGGCACATGCATGCGATAGAGGATATTACGGCAAGTCTTCGTACGGGTGCGCCTACTACTCCCGAAGATGGTCCGCAACCGTCTACCTGTTGGACTTGCAAGAGTCCGGATGTTCCCCGTGTGATGGAGGCTATCGGTGTGGATGCATTCTATAATAATAAGTGGGGAGCAATGGGTGATGAGATTGTAAATCCTATCGGATGCGCCGATTGCCACGAACCGGAAAATATGAATCTGCACATTAGCCGTCCAGCTTTGATCGAGGCTTTTGCACGCCAGGGCAGAGATATTACGAAAGCTACTCCGCAGGAAATGCGCTCGCTGGTTTGTGCGCAGTGCCACGTGGAATATTACTTCAAGGGTGATGGCAAGTACCTGACTTTCCCCTGGGATAAAGGCTTTACTGTGGAAGATATGGAGGCTTATTATGATAATGAAGGTTTCTATGACTATATTCATAAACTGAGTCGTGCTCCGATATTGAAAGCGCAGCATCCTGATTATGAAATCTGTCAGATGGGTATTCACGGTCAGAGAGGTGTGTCATGTGCAGATTGTCACATGCCTTATAAGAGCGAAGGTGGTGTGAAATTCAGCGATCACCATATTCAAAGCCCGCTGGCGATGATTGACCGTACTTGTCAGACTTGCCACCGCGAAAGTGAAGAAACATTGCGTAACAATGTGTACGAACGCCAACGTAAGGCTAACGAAATACGTAACCGTCTGGAACAGGAACTTGCCAAGGCTCATATCGAGGCTAAGTTTGCATGGGACAAGGGGGCTACGGAAGATCAGATGAAAGACGTACTTGCCCTGATCCGTCAGGCGCAGTGGCGTTGGGACTTTGGTGTGGCATCTCATGGAGGTGCTTTCCATGCTTCGCAGGAAATCCAACGTATCCTTTCACATGGTTTGGACAAGGCTATGCAGGCTCGTCTGGCTGTATTAAGAGTATTGGCTAAGCATGGTTTTACGGATGATGTGCCGATGCCGGATATTTCAACCAAAGAGAAAGCACAACAATACATTGGCCTCGACATGGATGCGGAAAGAGCTGCTAAAGAGAAATTCTTGAAAACAACTGTACCTGCGTGGCTGGAAAAAGCAAAAGCTAACGGTCGCCTGGCCCAGAAATAA